One Sphingobium sp. Z007 genomic region harbors:
- a CDS encoding conjugal transfer protein TraW, with product MLAAIATTVSSLMPSTGKAATSKIGRVWPIAEPDALSEIEGRAAQVPDMKSAFGPRQNWSAMKAATLGIAHVDRNRTVVPFYTLDQDIRLADGKLLYAKGYSFNPLAYVSLPQRLIVVHPRDLAWALRTARPADFILLAAGTPGDADAITLGERHGRALFLLEERVKVRLGLTVAPVFVAQAGQKLVLTEVDRSESKRRTAR from the coding sequence ATGCTGGCTGCGATCGCGACGACGGTGAGCTCGCTGATGCCTTCGACGGGCAAAGCGGCAACCAGCAAGATCGGACGCGTCTGGCCCATCGCCGAGCCGGACGCCCTGAGCGAGATCGAGGGTCGGGCCGCTCAGGTCCCTGACATGAAGAGTGCCTTTGGGCCGCGCCAGAACTGGTCGGCCATGAAGGCGGCGACGCTCGGGATCGCCCATGTCGACCGGAACCGCACGGTGGTGCCCTTCTATACCCTCGATCAGGATATCCGGCTTGCCGACGGCAAGCTGCTCTACGCCAAGGGCTACAGCTTCAATCCCCTTGCCTATGTGTCGCTCCCGCAGCGGCTCATCGTGGTCCACCCCCGTGATCTTGCCTGGGCGCTGCGGACCGCCAGGCCGGCGGATTTCATTCTGCTGGCGGCTGGAACTCCCGGCGATGCCGATGCGATCACGCTCGGCGAACGTCATGGCCGGGCGCTGTTCCTGCTCGAAGAGCGCGTCAAGGTGCGGCTGGGACTGACGGTCGCACCGGTGTTCGTAGCGCAGGCCGGGCAGAAGCTGGTGCTGACCGAAGTCGATCGGAGCGAATCCAAGCGGAGAACCGCGCGATGA